In Paraburkholderia bryophila, a single genomic region encodes these proteins:
- a CDS encoding flavin-containing monooxygenase, whose amino-acid sequence MTPASSTSSAAPRIAIVGSGFAGIGMAIRLLKMGITSFTVYEAAADIGGTWRDNTYPGAACDVPSHLYSFSFEPNPAWSRAFGGQAEILDYLKHCARKYGVDRYVRCNAPVAATRFDATRQVWHVEIDAHGTRETLEADVVIAASGPLSRPAMPQIAGLDQFEGKLFHSARWDHAYPLEGKRVAVIGTGASAIQFVPQIQPHVAQLELFQRTAPWIMPKPDKPVGPRAHWLFRHLPFTQRFVRSAIYWQLESRAIAFVVNPKLMKMPMKFGLSYLQRRVPDPTLRAKLTPNYRLGCKRVLLSSDYYPALGKPNVDVVTTGIREVVADGIVTEDGVLHRADAIICGTGFQVNDVGAPFDVTGLDGADLGAMWLRDGPEAYLGVSVADFPNFFMIVGPNTGLGHNSMIYMIESQVQYIADCLRELRRRKARTMNLRLDVQRDFNARLQKEMQHSVWVSGCHSWYQTKSGKVTALWPGFTFSFRKRTRRVRPGEYRFAR is encoded by the coding sequence GTGACCCCCGCCTCTTCCACTTCCTCCGCCGCGCCGCGCATTGCCATCGTGGGCAGCGGCTTTGCCGGCATCGGCATGGCGATCCGCCTGCTGAAAATGGGGATTACGTCGTTCACCGTGTACGAAGCGGCCGCCGACATAGGCGGTACGTGGCGTGACAACACCTATCCCGGCGCAGCTTGCGATGTGCCGTCGCATCTCTATTCGTTTTCGTTCGAGCCGAATCCGGCGTGGTCGCGCGCGTTCGGCGGCCAGGCGGAAATTCTCGACTATCTGAAGCATTGCGCGCGCAAGTACGGCGTGGATCGCTACGTACGTTGCAACGCGCCCGTGGCCGCCACCCGCTTCGATGCAACCCGCCAGGTGTGGCACGTCGAGATCGACGCGCACGGCACGCGTGAAACCCTCGAAGCGGACGTGGTGATCGCCGCGAGCGGCCCGCTGTCGCGTCCGGCGATGCCGCAAATCGCCGGGCTCGACCAGTTCGAAGGCAAGCTGTTTCATTCGGCGCGCTGGGACCACGCGTATCCGCTCGAAGGCAAACGCGTCGCGGTGATCGGCACCGGCGCGAGCGCGATCCAGTTCGTGCCGCAAATCCAGCCGCACGTTGCACAACTCGAACTGTTCCAGCGCACCGCGCCGTGGATCATGCCGAAACCGGACAAGCCGGTCGGCCCGCGCGCGCACTGGCTGTTCCGGCATCTGCCGTTCACGCAGCGTTTCGTGCGCAGCGCGATTTACTGGCAACTCGAATCGCGCGCTATTGCGTTCGTGGTCAATCCGAAGCTGATGAAAATGCCGATGAAGTTCGGCCTCAGCTATCTCCAACGGCGCGTACCGGACCCCACGCTGCGCGCCAAACTCACGCCGAACTACCGGCTCGGTTGCAAGCGCGTGCTGTTGTCGAGCGATTACTATCCGGCGCTCGGCAAACCGAACGTCGACGTGGTCACGACCGGTATCCGCGAGGTCGTCGCCGACGGCATCGTGACCGAAGACGGTGTGCTGCATCGTGCCGACGCGATCATCTGCGGCACGGGTTTCCAGGTCAACGACGTCGGCGCGCCGTTCGACGTGACCGGTCTCGACGGTGCGGATCTCGGCGCGATGTGGCTGCGCGACGGTCCGGAAGCGTACCTCGGCGTGAGCGTCGCGGACTTTCCGAATTTTTTCATGATCGTCGGCCCGAACACCGGGCTCGGTCATAACTCGATGATCTACATGATCGAGTCGCAGGTGCAATACATCGCCGATTGTCTGCGCGAACTGCGCCGGCGCAAAGCACGCACGATGAATCTACGGCTCGACGTGCAGCGCGATTTCAATGCGCGCTTGCAGAAGGAGATGCAGCACTCGGTGTGGGTCAGCGGCTGCCATAGCTGGTATCAGACGAAGAGCGGCAAGGTGACCGCGTTGTGGCCGGGGTTCACGTTCAGCTTTCGCAAGCGCACCCGGCGCGTGCGGCCGGGTGAATATCGCTTCGCGCGTTGA
- a CDS encoding TetR family transcriptional regulator yields the protein MNPVPDAANAADPDLAAVQELPAGKRKLIEAALRLTAGGRSFASLGLRELAREAGLNPNTFYRHFDTLDDLAREAVESVSRRLRPMLRRERWLAAHDEPHSVPRRACVAFFTFALDNREAFLSALAEYHGTSPALREAVRANLHDVSAEMADDVVQLELMPTLERDTVDEVCTQIVLQLFHLSAEYIGAEAARRDALVAYAERFIVRLFAGSILLAQHEPGRASASVRV from the coding sequence ATGAACCCCGTCCCCGACGCGGCGAACGCCGCCGACCCAGATCTCGCGGCCGTGCAGGAATTGCCGGCCGGCAAGCGCAAGCTGATCGAAGCCGCGTTGCGGCTCACAGCAGGTGGCCGCAGCTTCGCGAGCCTGGGTCTGCGCGAACTGGCGCGCGAGGCGGGGCTGAATCCCAACACGTTCTACCGTCATTTCGACACGCTCGACGACCTCGCGCGCGAGGCGGTCGAATCGGTGAGCCGGCGCTTACGGCCGATGCTGCGGCGCGAGCGCTGGCTCGCCGCGCACGACGAGCCCCATAGCGTGCCGCGTCGCGCGTGCGTGGCGTTTTTCACGTTCGCGCTGGATAACCGCGAGGCCTTTCTGAGCGCGCTGGCCGAGTATCACGGCACGTCGCCGGCGCTGCGCGAGGCGGTGCGCGCGAATCTCCACGACGTATCGGCGGAAATGGCCGACGACGTCGTGCAGCTGGAACTGATGCCGACGCTCGAGCGCGACACCGTCGACGAAGTCTGCACGCAGATCGTGCTGCAACTGTTTCATCTGTCGGCGGAATATATCGGCGCGGAGGCGGCGCGCCGCGATGCACTGGTCGCGTACGCGGAGCGTTTTATCGTCAGGTTGTTTGCGGGGTCGATATTGCTTGCGCAGCATGAGCCGGGCAGGGCGTCGGCGTCG